One genomic window of Candoia aspera isolate rCanAsp1 chromosome 12, rCanAsp1.hap2, whole genome shotgun sequence includes the following:
- the LPAR4 gene encoding lysophosphatidic acid receptor 4, producing the protein MGNHSNNHTCITDDSFKYNLYGAVYSVVFILGLITNCASLFVFWFRIKMRSETTIFMTNLAVSDLLFVFTLPFKIFYNFNRNWPFGDPLCKISGTAFLTNIYGSMLFLTCISVDRFLAIVYPFRSRLVRTRRNSAIVCAGVWILVLSGGILASLFSTTNTTSDITTCFEGFPKDVWKTYLSKITIFIEVVGFIIPLMLNLTCSSLLLRTLRKPATLSQIGTNKEKVLKMIVVHVTIFVVCFVPYNSILFLYALVRSQAVANCSLEKFAKTFYPITLCIATLNCCFDPFVYYFTSESFQKSFYVIPHLKTDSLFKTESRLTKVPLPPIQEEMSDQTITNGGDLTCESNF; encoded by the coding sequence ATGGGAAATCACAGCAACAACCATACCTGTATAACCGATGATTCCTTCAAGTACAACCTCTATGGAGCTGTCTACAGTGTGGTGTTCATCCTTGGCTTAATCACCAACTGTGCCTCTCTGTTTGTCTTCTGGTTCCGCATCAAAATGCGGAGCGAGACCACCATTTTTATGACCAACCTGGCAGTCTCAGACTTGCTCTTTGTGTTCACACTCCCATTCAAGATCTTCTACAACTTCAACAGGAACTGGCCATTTGGAGACCCTTTGTGCAAGATCTCAGGAACCGCCTTCCTGACCAATATCTACGGAAGTATGCTATTCCTCACCTGCATCAGTGTGGACCGCTTCCTCGCTATTGTCTACCCTTTCCGGTCTCGTTTGGTTAGGACAAGACGTAATTCAGCAATCGTCTGTGCAGGAGTATGGATTTTAGTTCTCAGTGGAGGGATCCTGGCATCCTTGTTTTCCACGACTAATACCACCAGTGACATAACAACATGTTTCGAAGGGTTTCCCAAAGATGTATGGAAGACCTACTTATCCAAGATTACAATATTTATTGAAGTGGTTGGCTTCATCATTCCCCTTATGCTCAACCTAACATGTTCATCACTGCTTCTGAGGACTCTCAGGAAGCCGGCCACCCTCTCCCAGATTGGcacaaacaaagaaaaagtgcTCAAGATGATAGTGGTTCATGTCACCATCTTTGTGGTGTGCTTTGTCCCCTACAATTCCATCCTTTTCCTTTATGCCCTTGTACGTTCTCAGGCTGTAGCCAACTGTTCTCTGGAGAAGTTCGCAAAGACCTTCTACCCAATCACACTGTGCATTGCCACTCTCAACTGTTGCTTTGATCCTTTTGTCTACTACTTCACATCAGAATCTTTCCAGAAATCTTTCTATGTAATTCCTCATCTCAAAACTGATTCCCTTTTCAAAACTGAAAGCCGTCTAACAAAAGTTCCTCTGCCACCAATACAGGAGGAGATGAGTGACCAGACCATTACAAATGGGGGAGACTTGACCTGTGAATCCAATTTTTAA